In a genomic window of Scyliorhinus torazame isolate Kashiwa2021f chromosome 5, sScyTor2.1, whole genome shotgun sequence:
- the LOC140420315 gene encoding uncharacterized protein translates to MIRTMGKPWKCEECGKGFRAPCELERHQRSHTGERPFTCSQCEKGFTDISSLRRHKRVHTGERPFTCSDCGKGFTQLSSLQGHQRVHTGERPFTCIQCEKGFTDIGNLRRHERVHTGERPFTCSQCEKGFTDIGSLRRHERVHTGERPFTCSDCGKGFTQLSSLQGHQRVHTGERPFTCSQCEKGFTDIGNLRRHERVHTGERPFTCSQCEKGFTDIGNLRRHKQVHTGERPFTCSDCGKGFTQLSSLQGHQRVHTGERPFTCSQCEKGFTDIGSLRRHERVHTGERPFTCSQCEKGFTDIGILRRHERVHTGERPFTCSDCGKGFTRLSSLQGHKRVHTGEKPFTCSQCEKGFTDIGSLRRHERVHTGERPFTCSQCEKEFTQIGNLQRHERVHTGERPFTCSQCEKGFTDIGSLRIHKRVHTGERPFTCSQCEKEFTQIGSLRRHERVHTGERPFTCSDCGKGFTRISSLQTHQRVHTGERPFICTVCDMGFTQLSSLLKHNVIHTKSRPFKCSDCRNGFKSSQLLMSHQRVHTEERPFSCSHCTKSFRSSSNLMKHERGHTGESPFTSPTGKRFTRSSLAEPQCHSQQ, encoded by the coding sequence atgatccggaccatggggaaaccatggaaatgtgaggagtgtgggaagggattcagagccccgtgcgagctggaaaggcatcaacgcagtcacactggagagaggccgttcacctgctctcagtgtgaaaagggattcactgacattagcagcctgcggagacacaaacgagttcacactggggagaggccgttcacctgctctgactgtgggaagggattcactcagttatccagcctgcagggacaccagcgagttcacactggagagaggcctttcacctgcattcagtgtgaaaagggattcactgacattggcaacctgcggagacatgaacgagttcacactggggagaggccgttcacctgctctcagtgtgaaaagggattcactgacattggcagcctgcggagacacgaacgagttcacactggggagaggccgttcacctgctctgactgtgggaagggattcactcagttatccagcctgcagggacaccagcgagttcacactggagagaggcctttcacctgctctcagtgtgaaaagggattcactgacattggcaacctgcggagacatgaacgagttcatactggggagaggccgttcacctgctctcagtgtgaaaagggattcactgacattggcaacctgcggagacataaacaagttcacactggggagaggccgttcacctgctctgactgtgggaagggattcactcagttatccagcctgcagggacaccagcgagttcacactggagagaggcctttcacctgctcacagtgtgaaaagggattcactgacattggcagcctgcggagacacgaacgagttcacactggggagaggccattcacctgctctcagtgtgaaaagggattcactgacattggcatcctgcggagacatgaacgagttcacactggagagaggccgttcacctgctctgactgtgggaagggattcactcggttatccagcctgcagggacacaagcgagttcacactggagagaagcctttcacctgctctcagtgtgaaaagggattcactgacattggcagcctgcggagacacgaacgagttcacactggagagaggccattcacctgctctcagtgtgaaaaggaattcacgcaaattggcaacctgcagagacacgaacgagttcacaccggggagaggccattcacctgctctcagtgtgaaaagggattcactgacattggcagcctgcggatacacaaacgagttcacaccggggagaggccgttcacctgctctcagtgtgaaaaggaattcacgcaaattggcagcctgcggagacacgaacgagttcacactggagagagaccattcacctgctctgactgtgggaagggattcactcggatatccagcctgcagacacaccagcgagttcacactggggagaggccgttcatctgcactgtgtgtgatatgggattcactcaattatccagcctgctgaaacacaatgtcattcacaccaagagcaggccctttaaatgctctgactgcaggaatggtttcaaaagctcacagctactgatgtcccaccagcgcgttcacactgaggagagaccgttcagctgctctcactgcacaaagagctttagatcctcatccaacctgatgaaacacgagcgaggtcacaccggggagagcccgttcacctctccgactgggaaaagattcactcggtcatcacttgctgagccacaatgtcactcacagcaatga